The Rheinheimera mangrovi genome contains the following window.
GGCGTCAGGTGAGTAATGTTTTCACCTATAGTACGGATCACTTTGGCACCCAAGGTCGCCAGACCTAATACGATACCCACAGCACCTAAAGGTAAAATCCACCAGTCCAACGCGACTTTATCCAGGATCTGACCACCAGACTGAATAATACCAACAACGGCAGCCAAAGGCCCAATTGCATTCGCCACATCGTTTGAACCGTGTGCAAAGGCCATACAACAAGCGGTAAACACCATCAGAATACCAAAAATGCGCTCAACGTTATTAAAGTGCATTTCTTTGTCAGCTTCCGGATCGATTTTCAGACGGCTGATGGCAATTTTACCAATCAGACCAACCAGCAGTGCAATAGCCAGACATAAAAGTAAACCTTCGCCTGTGCTCAGTTTTAGACCTACGTGTTTTAACCCTTTGGTTACAGTCACAAAAGCCATGATGAACGCGGCAAATACCATATAAAAAGGCACGTATTTTTTTGCAGCTTGCAGTGGATTATCTGTATCAAAAATCAGGCGCTGAGCACTCATAAATATAAGATAAGCCAAAATACCGGACAAAACAGGAGTGACAACCCAGCTGCCTACTATGCTGCTGACTTCATCCCAGTGCACATATTCCATGCCGACGCCAACAGAGGCGAAACCAATGATGGCACCTACAATAGAGTGAGTGGTAGAGACAGGCCAGCCAAAATGAGTAGCTACTAATAACCAGGTACCAGCTGCGAGCAAGGAAGCAATCATGCCGTACACCAACAACTCAGGTACTGCTTTAAAGGCTTCAGCGTCTACTATGCCGCTGCGGATCGTAGAGGTTACTTCACCACCTGCTAACCAGGCACCGGCAGCTTCAAAAATGGCGGCGATAATTAACGCTTGTTTCAGAGTTAAGGCTTTAGAGCCTACAGACGTTCCCATAGCATTGGCAACGTCATTCGCACCCACGCCGTAGGCCATAATAAAGCCAAACACAGCGGCAGTAATAATCAGCAATAAGCCGTATTGAGAAATAATATCCATCGTTGAATTACCTTAAGAATTAACGGGCCAACATGATTTCGAGTCTTGAACCTACTTTTAAAGCTGAATCAGCTAAATCGCCAACCCACTCCAAAGTGCGGTACAGGAACATCACATCAACCGGATTCATTTCGGCTTCTGCTTTACGAACAAATTTGCGCAGACTGATTTGCAGTTGATCGGTGTCGTGCTCGATTTCATCGATACGCTCAACCATTTTGATCACCAAATCAACTTCACGTCCGCGGAACCCAGTTTCCAGCAGCTCGTCCAACTCGTTGATGGCTTCACAGGCTAATTCAACGGCGTCGATGCAACGCTGTAAATAGGCTTTAAATTCGACCTGAATAGGCGCAGGAATTTCTAACTCGCGGCCTAAAACACGACCGGTAATATCTTTGGCTTTGTTGGCAATTTTATCCTGCTGCGATACCAGTTCTAACAAGTCCGTTCTATCGACAGGTAAAAACAGGCCACGTGGTAAATGCACACGGATATCACGTTTTAATTTGTCTGCATCTTTTTCTAAAGCTACAAGCGCCTTACGAACTTCGGCTGCTTTTTCCCAATCCCTTACAAAGACTGCATCAAAAAACGGCAGTAATAACAAGCTGGCATCAAATACCTTTTTGATGTGCTCTTCTAAAGGCTTGATTGGTGATTTCGCAAAAACCGCCAAAAAGTGATTTGGCATAAGTGTGCCTCTTGCTGTTGAGTTAATGAAAACCGGCGCGCATTGTACTGCAATCAAGATGTAATAAAAACGTCTTATACAGCAGTAATAAAAAAAGCCTGATAAACCATAGGTTTTATCAGACTTTTATGACAGCTTTACCGGTAGTTTTTTAACTACGGGCGTCTTGCTCTAACTTTTCATCATCCGCATGACGCACGTCTTTCCCCTTCACCAGGAAAACAATGTATTCAGCGACGTTTTTACACCGATCGCCGATACGCTCCATCGAACGAGCTGACCATAATACGTTCATGATCTTAGGAATAGAACGTGGGTCTTCCATCATATAAGTCATCAGTTGACGAGTGATAGCTTCGTATTCACGGTCTACTTTTTTATCTTCACGGTGTACAGCTAGTGCCGCTTCCACATCCATACGGGCAAAAGCGTCTAATACATCGTGCAGCATCTGAGCGACGTGGCGGCCCATATTGTCCAGATTAACCAGCAAATCCTGCTGCGCACTGTTAAAGGACTCCAACGCCACTTTAGCGATACGCTCTGCTTCGTCACCAATACGCTCTAGGTCAGAAATGGTTTTGATAATGGCCATAATCAGACGCAAATCGCTGGCAGCAGGCTGACGCTTAGCAATAATACGGGTGCACTCGTGGTCAATTTTAATTTCCCAGTCGTTTACCTTTAAAT
Protein-coding sequences here:
- a CDS encoding inorganic phosphate transporter, with product MDIISQYGLLLIITAAVFGFIMAYGVGANDVANAMGTSVGSKALTLKQALIIAAIFEAAGAWLAGGEVTSTIRSGIVDAEAFKAVPELLVYGMIASLLAAGTWLLVATHFGWPVSTTHSIVGAIIGFASVGVGMEYVHWDEVSSIVGSWVVTPVLSGILAYLIFMSAQRLIFDTDNPLQAAKKYVPFYMVFAAFIMAFVTVTKGLKHVGLKLSTGEGLLLCLAIALLVGLIGKIAISRLKIDPEADKEMHFNNVERIFGILMVFTACCMAFAHGSNDVANAIGPLAAVVGIIQSGGQILDKVALDWWILPLGAVGIVLGLATLGAKVIRTIGENITHLTPSRGFAAEIAAASTVVIASGIGLPISTTQTLVGAVLGVGMARGIAALNLGVIRNIFISWVVTLPVGAALAIAFFYIIKALFGA
- a CDS encoding TIGR00153 family protein; its protein translation is MPNHFLAVFAKSPIKPLEEHIKKVFDASLLLLPFFDAVFVRDWEKAAEVRKALVALEKDADKLKRDIRVHLPRGLFLPVDRTDLLELVSQQDKIANKAKDITGRVLGRELEIPAPIQVEFKAYLQRCIDAVELACEAINELDELLETGFRGREVDLVIKMVERIDEIEHDTDQLQISLRKFVRKAEAEMNPVDVMFLYRTLEWVGDLADSALKVGSRLEIMLAR
- the phoU gene encoding phosphate signaling complex protein PhoU; translated protein: MDKMNLTKHISSQFNEEIEQVRNHVMAMGGLIEQQLADALNAIASSDADLARQVIANDLKVNDWEIKIDHECTRIIAKRQPAASDLRLIMAIIKTISDLERIGDEAERIAKVALESFNSAQQDLLVNLDNMGRHVAQMLHDVLDAFARMDVEAALAVHREDKKVDREYEAITRQLMTYMMEDPRSIPKIMNVLWSARSMERIGDRCKNVAEYIVFLVKGKDVRHADDEKLEQDARS